CCAGCCGGGAACCCACGAGTGCGCGTCGGTGAAGCCCCAGACGGTGAACTCCACGCAGCGGCGGTTGTCGACGCAGGTCTGCAGCATGCGCTTGTAGTAGTCGGCCTGGGTGGCGAGCTTCTCCGGGGTCACCGGCAGCACCATGCGGACGTCGGCCTCGGTGATCGCGGCCTCCAGCCCGAGGTCGGTGAACCGCTTCATGACGCTCGGGAAGTCACCGGGGTAGTCGTACTGGATGCCGAGGTGTCCCTGGAAGCCGATGCCGTGGATCGGCACACGCTTGGCCTTGAGGTCCTTGACGATGTTCAGCGTCTGGTCGATCTTGGCGGCGTTCCACTCCAGGTTGTAGTCGTTGATGTAGAGCTTGGCGTGCGGGTCGGCCTCGTGGGCCCAGCGGAACGCGTCGGCGATGTAGCCGGGGCCGAGCTTCTGCAGCCAGATGGTGTCGCGCATCTTGCCGTCGTCGTCCACCACCTCGTTCACCACGTCCCAGGCGCGGATCTTGCCGCGGTACCGGCCGACCTCCTTGAAGATGTGGTCGCGCAGGATGCGGCGCAGCTCAGGCGCGCCGATGCTGCCGTCCGCGACCCCCGCGGTGAGCCACTCGGGGAGCTGGTTGTGCCACACCAGTGTGTGCCCGCGCACCTTCTGGTCGTTGCGCTGCGCGTTGCGTACCACCGCGTCCGCGCCTTCCCAGGTGAACTGGCCGCGCTGGGGCTCGACCTCGGACCACTTCATCGCGTTCTCACCGGTGACGTGGGTGAACTCACGGTTGAGCGTGCGGCGGTAGCCGGCGTCGTCCGCGAGCGTCGCGACGTCCACCGCGGACCCGATGTACACCTTGATCTTCTTGGACAACTCCCGCAGGTTGTCCGGAGTCTTTCCTCCGTGCTGCCCGGGATGGGACTGCATGGCGGTCGCCGGCAAAGGCACCGCCACCGCGAGCGCGATGGCGGCAAGGCCCAGTAGGACGCGTTTCATCGATTGCCTCACTTGGGTCATGGACGAGGATCTGCTGGTCCCCCGACTACATGGCACGCCGTGGATTGAAACTTTCGAGCTTGAGCCGAGATGTTTCGTGAGATGAAACGTAGATGTAACGCTGGCACGCGTCAACGGTCCGAAATATTTCGGATGGATCACCCCAGGTGAGACCGCTTTATGCGATCCGGCGGTCTGAAACCCGGAAAAACGGCGAGGCCGGCCGGTCCAGCCAGGAGGTGACAGGACGGTTCGCTCCGGCCGGAAAGCGGCTCAGAAGAGGGTGAGCGGCTCCGCCGGCATGGGCTCCGGCAGCGGCTCCACCTCGGGCACCAGGCCGCGTACCTCGTCGTG
The window above is part of the Sphaerisporangium rubeum genome. Proteins encoded here:
- a CDS encoding endo-1,4-beta-xylanase, whose protein sequence is MKRVLLGLAAIALAVAVPLPATAMQSHPGQHGGKTPDNLRELSKKIKVYIGSAVDVATLADDAGYRRTLNREFTHVTGENAMKWSEVEPQRGQFTWEGADAVVRNAQRNDQKVRGHTLVWHNQLPEWLTAGVADGSIGAPELRRILRDHIFKEVGRYRGKIRAWDVVNEVVDDDGKMRDTIWLQKLGPGYIADAFRWAHEADPHAKLYINDYNLEWNAAKIDQTLNIVKDLKAKRVPIHGIGFQGHLGIQYDYPGDFPSVMKRFTDLGLEAAITEADVRMVLPVTPEKLATQADYYKRMLQTCVDNRRCVEFTVWGFTDAHSWVPGWFDGEGAATIMDENLVPKPAYGALLSVRK